A portion of the Streptomyces erythrochromogenes genome contains these proteins:
- a CDS encoding ABC transporter substrate-binding protein, with translation MPAPRLRTAAVAAGLALAAGPLGACGDRPPEPPRAPAVATSAADAGGMAALTAAARKEGALNTIALPRDWANYGALIDGFEKKYGIEVAVENPEGSSQDEIDALKEHRRDGTAPDVIDVGGTFAPAAARQGLLTPYEVAPWDDIPDEQKDERARWYNNYGGYVSIGCDAKRVKTCPATFADLRRPEYKGQVSLNGNPTKSGSAFAGVYAAALANGGSFDNIQPGIDFFAELSRSGNFIPLESTPATIESGRTPISIDWDFLNLAYADEFRRKGADVDWRTSIPFDGSFAQYYAQGINKDAPHPAAARLWQEYLFSPEGQNLRLGAYARPVLMESMEENGTLDKSLAEKLPTVEGTPTFPTEKQQAKAGRTVNRTWAEAVWG, from the coding sequence CCGCACCTCGTCTCCGGACAGCCGCCGTCGCCGCCGGCCTCGCCCTCGCCGCGGGGCCCCTCGGCGCCTGCGGAGACAGGCCCCCCGAACCGCCCAGGGCGCCGGCGGTGGCCACCTCCGCCGCGGACGCGGGCGGTATGGCGGCGCTGACCGCGGCGGCCAGGAAGGAGGGGGCCCTCAACACCATCGCGCTCCCGAGGGACTGGGCCAATTACGGGGCGCTGATCGACGGCTTCGAGAAGAAGTACGGGATCGAGGTCGCCGTGGAGAACCCGGAGGGTTCCAGCCAGGACGAGATCGACGCCCTCAAGGAGCACCGGCGCGACGGGACCGCCCCCGACGTGATCGACGTGGGCGGCACCTTCGCGCCGGCCGCGGCCCGCCAGGGTCTGCTCACTCCGTACGAGGTCGCTCCGTGGGACGACATCCCCGACGAGCAGAAGGACGAGCGGGCCCGCTGGTACAACAACTACGGCGGCTACGTCTCGATCGGCTGCGACGCCAAGCGCGTCAAGACCTGCCCCGCGACCTTCGCCGACCTGCGCAGGCCCGAGTACAAGGGCCAGGTCTCGCTCAACGGCAATCCCACCAAGTCGGGCTCCGCCTTCGCCGGGGTGTACGCGGCGGCCCTGGCGAACGGGGGCTCCTTCGACAACATCCAGCCCGGCATCGACTTCTTCGCCGAGCTCAGCCGGAGCGGCAACTTCATCCCGCTCGAATCGACCCCGGCCACGATCGAGAGCGGGCGGACCCCGATCAGCATCGACTGGGACTTCCTCAACCTCGCCTACGCCGACGAGTTCCGCAGGAAGGGCGCGGACGTGGACTGGCGGACCTCCATCCCCTTCGACGGCAGTTTCGCCCAGTACTACGCGCAGGGGATCAACAAGGACGCCCCGCACCCCGCGGCGGCGCGGCTGTGGCAGGAGTACCTCTTCAGCCCGGAGGGCCAGAACCTCCGGCTCGGGGCATACGCGCGCCCCGTCCTCATGGAGTCCATGGAGGAGAACGGCACCCTCGACAAGAGCCTGGCGGAGAAGCTGCCCACGGTCGAGGGCACACCGACCTTCCCGACGGAGAAGCAGCAGGCGAAGGCGGGCAGGACCGTCAACCGGACGTGGGCCGAGGCCGTCTGGGGCTGA